The Pirellulales bacterium genome includes a window with the following:
- a CDS encoding phage portal protein, whose translation MSWTRWFSRLLGSRPRYSASRRSLRAKYDAAQTNADNQRHWANADNLSAVGANSPAVRRTLRNRCRYECANNSYAAGIALTVANDLIGTGPRLQIETTQREGNRQLRDQWSAWSRAVRLAEKLRVMRQARMRDGEAFAILVSNPLLPTEQQLDLRLIEAEQVDEIEYDAVGNPTRYQIFDVHPSDGQSQAKPYDAASVIHWYRIERPGQLRGIPELTPALGLFANLRRYTEAVIAAAETAADFAAILFTTTAPDGAAEVDPFLEIQIEKRMLTTVPEGWQLAQMKAEQPTTTQHIVILSSLNHGKNREIQGIAA comes from the coding sequence ATGTCGTGGACGCGTTGGTTTTCCCGTTTGCTCGGATCGCGGCCGCGTTATAGCGCGTCCCGCCGATCGCTGCGAGCGAAATACGACGCGGCCCAGACGAACGCCGACAACCAACGCCACTGGGCCAACGCCGACAACCTTTCGGCCGTGGGGGCCAATAGCCCGGCCGTCCGCCGCACACTGCGGAACCGTTGCCGTTACGAGTGCGCGAATAACAGTTATGCCGCCGGCATCGCCCTGACGGTCGCTAACGACCTGATCGGCACCGGCCCGCGGTTGCAGATCGAAACCACCCAGCGGGAGGGGAACCGGCAGTTGCGTGACCAATGGTCGGCCTGGAGCCGGGCCGTCCGCCTGGCCGAGAAACTCCGCGTCATGCGGCAAGCCCGGATGCGCGACGGGGAGGCCTTTGCGATCCTGGTCAGTAACCCACTGTTGCCGACCGAACAACAACTCGACCTGCGATTGATCGAAGCGGAACAGGTCGACGAGATCGAATACGACGCCGTGGGGAATCCCACGCGTTACCAAATTTTTGACGTGCATCCCAGCGACGGCCAATCGCAGGCGAAGCCCTACGATGCGGCCAGTGTGATCCACTGGTACCGGATCGAGCGGCCAGGTCAACTGCGGGGCATTCCTGAGTTAACCCCGGCCTTAGGACTATTTGCGAATTTGCGGCGGTACACCGAGGCGGTCATTGCCGCCGCCGAGACCGCCGCGGATTTTGCGGCGATTTTATTCACGACGACAGCACCGGACGGAGCGGCCGAAGTCGATCCATTTTTAGAGATCCAGATTGAAAAGCGGATGCTGACGACGGTACCGGAAGGGTGGCAGCTGGCCCAAATGAAGGCCGAGCAACCCACGACCACCCAACACATAGTTATTTTAAGTTCATTAAATCATGGAAAAAACAGGGAAATACAGGGTATTGCCGCCTGA